The Camelina sativa cultivar DH55 chromosome 14, Cs, whole genome shotgun sequence genome includes a window with the following:
- the LOC104741558 gene encoding probable LRR receptor-like serine/threonine-protein kinase At1g29720 isoform X1, producing the protein MWIVFSSFLLLFTIITSSLSNITTEASSPALDPDELNALKEIATTLGITRRLDLSNGYPCSQGKLMTIPEIESVSGMINTIVCDCSFNNNATCHITELTLSTMSLRGKLPPQLVKLQYLRTISLARNYLSGTIPMEWGSMPYLTSISLAANQLSGKLPPELQNLKNLMFLGVEANNFSGPIPDELGNLTKLIRLDLASNQFTGSLPTSFAKLVNLEKFKIFDNNFTGTIPEYIGNWSRLQRLDIYASGLKGPIPDTVARLENLTELSISDTTGINSFPKLSNKLKNLVLRNVNLSGPIPPYIWNLKTLRILDLSFNKLTGEIQLQNLPKKTYLTGNLLSGNIESGALSNSKSYIDLSYNNFSWSSNCQESNINKYRSSYLKNNLTGILPCAAPIQCNKYQRSLHINCGGENVTITNSFGTTTYQTDNSRQTTSASNQHFENWGVSNTGDFTDDASDDDVYSISNTSTLYGDYPHDLYKTARRSALSLVYYAFCLENGAYDVKLHFMELQFLNKELYTHVGRRIFDVYVQDVLVLKDFNIKEEANDTLKPVVKSMNVNVTDHMLEIRFYWAGKGTTLIPGRGNYGPLISAISLCHHSLEPRCGAEKIKHPMNYLLIMGVLGAFVAILLALGIYARRRWIRHNKKKERDLRAESLQTVCFTWRQLQAATNNFDEANKLGEGGFGSVFKGELSDRTMIAVKQLSSKSCQGNREFVNEIGMISGLNHPNLVKLYGCCVDKDQLLLVYEYMENNSLALALFGKGSLKLDWKARQKICVGIARGLAFLHEGSTMRMVHRDIKTTNVLLDADLNAKISDFGLARLHESEDRHISTKIAGTIGYMAPEYALWGQLTDKADVYSFGVVAIEIVSGKNNAKQKGSVDHVSLINWALTLQQTGDIMEIIDSKLEGEFNSDEAVRMIKVALTCTNSSPSLRPAMSDAVKMLQGEIEIPKVMSDPGLYGENWSMSKLSDFDTHGSSSTSGLTDNTTTTTIKSSVSDLYPLYPQSVIQTPTVE; encoded by the exons ATGTGGATCGTTTTCTCGAGTTTTCTTCTGCTCTTCACCATCATCACAAGTTCTCTTTCAAATATAACAACAGAGGCCTCTTCACCAGCTCTTGATCCAGACGAAT TGAATGCGTTAAAGGAGATAGCTACTACACTTGGAATCACGAGACGATTGGACCTAAGCAATGGATACCCTTGTTCTCAAGGAAAACTGATGACCATACCAGAAATTGAGTCTGTTTCGGGGATGATCAACACCATTGTTTGTGATTGTAGCTTCAACAACAACGCCACATGTCATATTACAGAATT AACTCTCAGCACTATGAGTCTTCGTGGGAAACTTCCGCCTCAGTTGGTCAAGCTTCAATATCTCCGGACAAT AAGCTTGGCCCGGAACTACCTTTCGGGTACAATCCCGATGGAGTGGGGTTCAATGCCATACCTTACGAGCAT CTCGCTCGCCGCTAATCAGTTGTCTGGAAAGTTACCACCTGAGTTGCAAAATCTCAAGAATCTGATGTTTTT AGGGGTTGAAGCCAACAATTTCTCTGGTCCGATTCCTGATGAGCTTGGTAATTTGACCAAACTAATAAGATT GGATCTTGCGTCCAATCAATTTACTGGAAGCCTTCCTACCTCTTTCGCTAAACTAGTCAACCTTGAGAAATT TAAGATATTTGACAATAACTTTACTGGCACCATCCCAGAATATATCGGCAACTGGTCTCGTCTTCAAAGGCT AGATATATACGCAAGTGGACTGAAAGGACCTATTCCTGATACAGTGGCCCGCCTAGAAAATCTTACTGAACT GAGCATTAGTGATACGACTGGGATAAACTCGTTTCCAAAACTATCTAACAAACTCAAAAATCT GGTTTTGAGGAATGTGAATTTGTCTGGTCCAATTCCTCCTTACATATGGAATTTGAAAACTCTTCGGATTCT TGATTTATCGTTTAACAAATTGACTGGTGAAATTCAACTACAAAACCTTCCAAAAAAGAC CTATTTGACTGGCAATTTGCTTTCTGGAAACATTGAATCTGGTGCTTTGAGCAACAGCAAATCTTATAT CGATCTCTCTTATAACAATTTCTCATGGTCGTCTAACTGCCAGGAGAG TAACATTAACAAATACCGAAGCTCATATTTGAAGAACAATTT AACTGGGATTCTTCCATGCGCGGCTCCAATCCAATGCAACAAAT ATCAGCGATCACTACATATAAATTGTGGTGGAGAAAATGTAACTATTACAAACTCCTTTGGTACAACAACTTACCAAACTGATAACAGTCGTCAAACCACCTCTGCATCAAATCAGCACTTCGAAAACTGGGGAGTCAGTAACACAGGTGACTTTACCGATGATGcaagtgatgatgatgtgtACTCCATTTCAAATACTTCAACACTATATGGAGATTATCCTCATGATCTTTATAAGACTGCACGTCGatctgctctctctctcgtttattATGCGTTTTGCTTGGAAAATGGAGCCTACGATGTGAAACTCCATTTTATGGAGCTTCAGTTTTTAAACAAAGAACTATACACTCATGTCGGTAGGCGCATATTTGATGTCTATGTTCAG GATGTATTGGTTTTGAAAGACTTTAACATCAAAGAGGAGGCTAACGACACTCTTAAGCCTGTTGTTAAAAGTATGAATGTCAATGTGACGGATCATATGTTAGAGATTCGGTTTTATTGGGCAGGGAAAGGGACAACCCTTATTCCTGGAAGAGGAAATTATGGTCCCCTTATTTCTGCAATTTCCTTGTGTCATCACA GTCTGGAGCCACGTTGTGGag CGGAGAAAATAAAACATCCCATGAATTACCTCCTAATTATGGGGGTTTTGGGTGCCTTCGTAGCAATTCTCTTGGCTTTGGGAATATATGCTAGGAGAAGATGGATTAGacacaataaaaagaaagaaagag ATCTGAGAGCCGAGAGTCTACAAACGGTTTGCTTTACTTGGAGGCAACTACAAGCTGCAACAAACAATTTTGATGAAGCCAACAAACTCGGAGAAGGAGGTTTCGGATCTGTATTCAAA GGAGAACTGTCGGATAGAACTATGATAGCAGTCAAGCAACTTTCTTCTAAGTCATGCCAAGGAAACCGCGAATTTGTGAATGAGATAGGAATGATCTCAGGTCTGAATCATCCAAACCTTGTCAAGCTTTATGGTTGCTGTGTCGACAAGGATCAATTGCTGCTCGTGTATGAGTACATGGAAAATAACTCTCTTGCTCTTGCCTTGTTtg GAAAGGGTTCCCTGAAACTGGACTGGAAAGCAAGACAAAAAATCTGTGTTGGAATCGCAAGAGGTCTTGCATTCCTCCACGAAGGATCGACGATGAGGATGGTTCACCGTGACATAAAAACAACTAATGTGCTTCTAGACGCTGACCTTAATGCAAAGATATCTGATTTTGGGTTGGCTAGGCTCCATGAATCAGAAGACCGTCACATTAGCACCAAAATTGCAGGAACCAT CGGATATATGGCTCCTGAATATGCACTATGGGGTCAACTGACAGATAAAGCAGACGTGTACAGCTTCGGTGTTGTGGCAATAGAAATTGTTAGTGgaaaaaataatgcaaaacaGAAGGGAAGTGTTGATCACGTCTCGCTTATCAATTGG GCACTGACGCTGCAACAGACAGGGGATATAATGGAGATCATAGATTCAAAGCTCGAAGGTGAGTTCAACAGCGATGAAGCCGTAAGAATGATCAAAGTTGCTCTCACTTGCACAAACTCATCTCCTTCCTTGAGGCCAGCAATGTCAGATGCTGTTAAAATGCTCCAGGGAGAGATCGAAATACCAAAGGTTATGTCAGATCCTGGTTTATATGGAGAAAACTGGAGCATGTCAAAGCTGAGTGACTTTGATACACATGGTAGCTCGAGCACGTCTGGTCTGACCgacaatacaacaacaacaacaataaaatccTCTGTGTCTGATCTCTACCCATTATACCCGCAATCCGTGATCCAAACTCCAACCGTAGAATAA
- the LOC104741558 gene encoding probable LRR receptor-like serine/threonine-protein kinase At1g29720 isoform X2, with the protein MEWGSMPYLTSISLAANQLSGKLPPELQNLKNLMFLGVEANNFSGPIPDELGNLTKLIRLDLASNQFTGSLPTSFAKLVNLEKFKIFDNNFTGTIPEYIGNWSRLQRLDIYASGLKGPIPDTVARLENLTELSISDTTGINSFPKLSNKLKNLVLRNVNLSGPIPPYIWNLKTLRILDLSFNKLTGEIQLQNLPKKTYLTGNLLSGNIESGALSNSKSYIDLSYNNFSWSSNCQESNINKYRSSYLKNNLTGILPCAAPIQCNKYQRSLHINCGGENVTITNSFGTTTYQTDNSRQTTSASNQHFENWGVSNTGDFTDDASDDDVYSISNTSTLYGDYPHDLYKTARRSALSLVYYAFCLENGAYDVKLHFMELQFLNKELYTHVGRRIFDVYVQDVLVLKDFNIKEEANDTLKPVVKSMNVNVTDHMLEIRFYWAGKGTTLIPGRGNYGPLISAISLCHHSLEPRCGAEKIKHPMNYLLIMGVLGAFVAILLALGIYARRRWIRHNKKKERDLRAESLQTVCFTWRQLQAATNNFDEANKLGEGGFGSVFKGELSDRTMIAVKQLSSKSCQGNREFVNEIGMISGLNHPNLVKLYGCCVDKDQLLLVYEYMENNSLALALFGKGSLKLDWKARQKICVGIARGLAFLHEGSTMRMVHRDIKTTNVLLDADLNAKISDFGLARLHESEDRHISTKIAGTIGYMAPEYALWGQLTDKADVYSFGVVAIEIVSGKNNAKQKGSVDHVSLINWALTLQQTGDIMEIIDSKLEGEFNSDEAVRMIKVALTCTNSSPSLRPAMSDAVKMLQGEIEIPKVMSDPGLYGENWSMSKLSDFDTHGSSSTSGLTDNTTTTTIKSSVSDLYPLYPQSVIQTPTVE; encoded by the exons ATGGAGTGGGGTTCAATGCCATACCTTACGAGCAT CTCGCTCGCCGCTAATCAGTTGTCTGGAAAGTTACCACCTGAGTTGCAAAATCTCAAGAATCTGATGTTTTT AGGGGTTGAAGCCAACAATTTCTCTGGTCCGATTCCTGATGAGCTTGGTAATTTGACCAAACTAATAAGATT GGATCTTGCGTCCAATCAATTTACTGGAAGCCTTCCTACCTCTTTCGCTAAACTAGTCAACCTTGAGAAATT TAAGATATTTGACAATAACTTTACTGGCACCATCCCAGAATATATCGGCAACTGGTCTCGTCTTCAAAGGCT AGATATATACGCAAGTGGACTGAAAGGACCTATTCCTGATACAGTGGCCCGCCTAGAAAATCTTACTGAACT GAGCATTAGTGATACGACTGGGATAAACTCGTTTCCAAAACTATCTAACAAACTCAAAAATCT GGTTTTGAGGAATGTGAATTTGTCTGGTCCAATTCCTCCTTACATATGGAATTTGAAAACTCTTCGGATTCT TGATTTATCGTTTAACAAATTGACTGGTGAAATTCAACTACAAAACCTTCCAAAAAAGAC CTATTTGACTGGCAATTTGCTTTCTGGAAACATTGAATCTGGTGCTTTGAGCAACAGCAAATCTTATAT CGATCTCTCTTATAACAATTTCTCATGGTCGTCTAACTGCCAGGAGAG TAACATTAACAAATACCGAAGCTCATATTTGAAGAACAATTT AACTGGGATTCTTCCATGCGCGGCTCCAATCCAATGCAACAAAT ATCAGCGATCACTACATATAAATTGTGGTGGAGAAAATGTAACTATTACAAACTCCTTTGGTACAACAACTTACCAAACTGATAACAGTCGTCAAACCACCTCTGCATCAAATCAGCACTTCGAAAACTGGGGAGTCAGTAACACAGGTGACTTTACCGATGATGcaagtgatgatgatgtgtACTCCATTTCAAATACTTCAACACTATATGGAGATTATCCTCATGATCTTTATAAGACTGCACGTCGatctgctctctctctcgtttattATGCGTTTTGCTTGGAAAATGGAGCCTACGATGTGAAACTCCATTTTATGGAGCTTCAGTTTTTAAACAAAGAACTATACACTCATGTCGGTAGGCGCATATTTGATGTCTATGTTCAG GATGTATTGGTTTTGAAAGACTTTAACATCAAAGAGGAGGCTAACGACACTCTTAAGCCTGTTGTTAAAAGTATGAATGTCAATGTGACGGATCATATGTTAGAGATTCGGTTTTATTGGGCAGGGAAAGGGACAACCCTTATTCCTGGAAGAGGAAATTATGGTCCCCTTATTTCTGCAATTTCCTTGTGTCATCACA GTCTGGAGCCACGTTGTGGag CGGAGAAAATAAAACATCCCATGAATTACCTCCTAATTATGGGGGTTTTGGGTGCCTTCGTAGCAATTCTCTTGGCTTTGGGAATATATGCTAGGAGAAGATGGATTAGacacaataaaaagaaagaaagag ATCTGAGAGCCGAGAGTCTACAAACGGTTTGCTTTACTTGGAGGCAACTACAAGCTGCAACAAACAATTTTGATGAAGCCAACAAACTCGGAGAAGGAGGTTTCGGATCTGTATTCAAA GGAGAACTGTCGGATAGAACTATGATAGCAGTCAAGCAACTTTCTTCTAAGTCATGCCAAGGAAACCGCGAATTTGTGAATGAGATAGGAATGATCTCAGGTCTGAATCATCCAAACCTTGTCAAGCTTTATGGTTGCTGTGTCGACAAGGATCAATTGCTGCTCGTGTATGAGTACATGGAAAATAACTCTCTTGCTCTTGCCTTGTTtg GAAAGGGTTCCCTGAAACTGGACTGGAAAGCAAGACAAAAAATCTGTGTTGGAATCGCAAGAGGTCTTGCATTCCTCCACGAAGGATCGACGATGAGGATGGTTCACCGTGACATAAAAACAACTAATGTGCTTCTAGACGCTGACCTTAATGCAAAGATATCTGATTTTGGGTTGGCTAGGCTCCATGAATCAGAAGACCGTCACATTAGCACCAAAATTGCAGGAACCAT CGGATATATGGCTCCTGAATATGCACTATGGGGTCAACTGACAGATAAAGCAGACGTGTACAGCTTCGGTGTTGTGGCAATAGAAATTGTTAGTGgaaaaaataatgcaaaacaGAAGGGAAGTGTTGATCACGTCTCGCTTATCAATTGG GCACTGACGCTGCAACAGACAGGGGATATAATGGAGATCATAGATTCAAAGCTCGAAGGTGAGTTCAACAGCGATGAAGCCGTAAGAATGATCAAAGTTGCTCTCACTTGCACAAACTCATCTCCTTCCTTGAGGCCAGCAATGTCAGATGCTGTTAAAATGCTCCAGGGAGAGATCGAAATACCAAAGGTTATGTCAGATCCTGGTTTATATGGAGAAAACTGGAGCATGTCAAAGCTGAGTGACTTTGATACACATGGTAGCTCGAGCACGTCTGGTCTGACCgacaatacaacaacaacaacaataaaatccTCTGTGTCTGATCTCTACCCATTATACCCGCAATCCGTGATCCAAACTCCAACCGTAGAATAA